GGACGCCGGCGTTGCGGGCGGGGGCGGTGTGCTGGACCCGGACGGCGCCAGGGAGCGGCTGTCGGCCTGGAAGGGCCGTATCGACAAGATGGCGGCCGACACCAGGGCCATGAGCGACCGTCTCCAGCAGCTGCGGGTGACCGCGACCGACGACAACGGGCTGGTCGAGGTCACGATCGATTCCGCCGGCGCGGTGGTGGACCTGCGGTTGGGCCGCCAGATCCAGCGGGTCGCGCCCGAGGTCGTCGCCAGGACGATCATGGACACGATCCGGGACGCCAAGGGGCAGGTGGCCGACCGGTCGCAGGAGATCATCGCCGAGACCGTGGGGACCGGGTCGGCGGCGGCGCGCGCGATCGCCGAACGGGTCGGGCAGCAGTTGCGGGGCCCGGACCCGGTCGCGGGGACCGCCGACGAGCACCGCGGCTGGCGGTGAGTCCGATGGGTGACGGATTCGCGGCCGACGCGGAGGAGATCCGCAGGCACGCGCACCAGATCGAGGCGCTGACGGCGCGCTTCGACGCGGTGAAGGCCGCCAGCGCGCACATCACCCGGGACGACGCGGCGTACGGGCTGCTCTGCGGCTGGATCTCCGGGGTCCTCGAGGGCCGGCACGCGCGGCAGGACGAGCTGATCGCCGCCGTCGAGGAGAACCTGTCGCTGGCCGTGAGCGGGCTGCGCCGCACCGCCGACAGCTACGACTCCGCCGACTCCGACAACGCCACCCTGATCAACAGGGTGGGAAGTCAGTTGGCCCGATGACCGACACGTCGCTGGTCGCCGACGTCCGCTCTTCCCGGGAGGTCTGGACCGGCGCTTCCCTCGCCGACGGTGTCGAGGGCCTGGTCGACGCGATCAGGAGTGAGGGCTGGGTCGACGACCTGCTCGCCGGCGCCGGGCTCGGGATCGAGGTGGTGGCCTCGGCGCTGGACCCGTTCAGCGCGTTGCTGGCCAACGGGCTCGGCTGGGCGATGGAGTACTTCGAGCCGCTGCGCCAGATCC
This genomic interval from Micromonospora coxensis contains the following:
- a CDS encoding YbaB/EbfC family nucleoid-associated protein, whose translation is MDAGVAGGGGVLDPDGARERLSAWKGRIDKMAADTRAMSDRLQQLRVTATDDNGLVEVTIDSAGAVVDLRLGRQIQRVAPEVVARTIMDTIRDAKGQVADRSQEIIAETVGTGSAAARAIAERVGQQLRGPDPVAGTADEHRGWR